The Novipirellula aureliae sequence ATTTTGTCGCAGGTCAAACAGGCATACAATTTAGCCTGTCTCAACGGATCGGCCGGCCCGCTGACCCATGCCGTTTTCCAAGCTGCCAATCGGACGGCGAAACGGGTTCAACAAGAAACGTCGATCCATCGTCGCCGCGTCAGTGTCCCCAGTGTCGCGGTGGGCGAAGTCGTGCCGGAAGTCTTCGATTCGCTAGCCGACAAGCATGTCCTGATTTGCGGCGCGGGTGAGATGAGCGAAGAAACGTTGCCTTACCTAAAACAAGCGGGTGCGACTAAAATCACGATCATCAATCGCAACCTCGAGCGAGCGAAAGCATTAGCCAATCGCTTCGATGTGCAGGCGGATCCATGGCAATCGCTGCACGATTATTTAATCGAAGCGGATTTGTTGATTGGGACCACCAGCGCACCGGAGCCAATCTTGACGGCATCCGATTTCCAAGCGATTCAAAACAAACGCAAGGGCCGGATTTTATTGGTTTTGGATTTGGCGGTGCCGCGTGACTTCGACCCAAAGCTGGGGGATTTTTCGGACGTCTATTTGTACCAGATCGACGATCTACAAATTGCCTGCGACCGCAACCGCCGCGAGCGAGAAAAGGAACACCCTAAGGCGAAACAGATTATCGCGGAAGAAACATCTCGTCTGATCGCATCGCTAAACCATCGCTCGACGGGCCCGATTATCGAACGGCTTCGTACGAATGCCGAGGAGATCAAACAAAGCGAATTGGACCGTTTGCGGAACAAATTGATGCAACTCAACGTCGATCCGTCCGTGTTTTCTGAGGTCGAAAAATCATTTGGACGATTGACCAATAAACTCCTGCACCCACCACTAGCGTCGGTCCGTGACGACATCGCCGGCGGACATCAACGAGGGTTACTCGAAGCACTCCGCCATCTGTTCAAATTGGGTGATGAATAAAGGCGCGGTCCGCTAAAACGAGGATAGCGGTAGTGGATCTTTGTTGAAGATCCTCATACGTCGGGATCTTGAACAAGATCCACTACGCGATCAAAACCGCGACCAAAACCGATTGCCTACGTCCAATCTTCGTCATCGTCAGCGGCATCGTCGTCATCTTCCCAGTCGTCATCCTCTTCGTCGTCGTCTTCCCAATCATCGTCGTCGTCGACCTCTTCCCATTCGTCGGATGGCTCGTCTTCGTCGATGTCATCTTCATCCTCGAGATCGTCATCCTCGAGATCTTCGTCGTCGAGATCGTCATCATCGTCGTCGTCAAGATCGTCATCGTCGTCATCCCAGTCATCATCATCGTCGACGAAATCATCTTCGTCGTCGTCGTCGTTGTCTCCATATATTTCGTCCTCTTCGTCCTCGATGATCGATTGAGGATTACATTGTTCCGAATCTAATTCGGTGGCATTCGCCAAAACCGGATCGACGCTAGTCAATAAATCTGATTCGGCTTCGGAGAGAACCGATGCGACAGCGGTGCTCACGACTGACTCCTTCGTTGATGAAAAACTATCGGTAGGGGGGGACTCTTGAGGTTTATCTGACTCTTCTAAATCTTCTTGTAAAGTTTGCCACTCGATGGTTGGCAAGTTATCTGTATTGGGCAAACCGAAAACGTGCAAGAAGTGTTTGGTAGTACCGTACAAATACGGTCGGCCTAATTCTTCGCTTCGTCCTGCAATTCGAACTAAATCTTTCTCCATTAATTGGCGGAGCAGGTCTCCACAAGCGACGCCTCGTATTGCTTCAATCTCTGCTCGCGAAACATTTTGCCGGTATGCGACAACCGCTAGCGTTTCCATCATCGGCGTTGACAACCTTACCGCTAAAGGCAAATGTCCCAATCGGGTCAACCATGGTGCTAAAGCGGGACGCGTCATCATACGATATCCGCCTGCAATCAATTCTACGCGAAGCGCTCGTCCGTAACTTTCGTATGTCGTGTTAAGCTGGCGGACAAGTGTACGAGCCTCCGTCGCATCCGCCAAGTGAGCCATTTGCGATAGTTTTCGCAGCGATAATGGCGACTTCGCCAAGAACAATACCGCTTCGACTCGCTTCCGTTTTTCGAGTGGATCCTCTTCGCTATTTTGCTCTTTCGTTAGGTTTTCGGCATCCAAAGCGGTTGCCGAATCGAATTCCGATGCTACCGCGGGTGCCGACCGCAATCGTAACCCATAAGGCCGGTTCGTATTTGGTAAATTGATCCCGCCTAGCCTTCGACCGGACACTTGGTTTTTGGTCTGGTTTCTGGGAAAACGAGCTTGTAAATCTTGTCGTCCCCATGCCGCTGAGAAACCGTTATAAACCATCTCGCCCTTTGATGACTCCTTTGTTGTGTACAATCGGTAATCGTTTTGTTCGATTCGATTCTTCAGCTTTTCCGCAACTTCTACCAATTTCATTGTTTTGTCCACACCATCAGCCCCCATTCGTTCTACGAAAAAGCAAAAAGGTTCCCTTCGCCGCTGGGTGATTGTGCTCAGTGCTGTGCTCGTTTCGCTGTTCGTGTTCTTGTTCGTCCGCATTCAAGGGGCCGTGACCGGTAGCGAATTCTCGCCCGATTCCTTCTCCGTTCGCGAATTCCGATTTTACGAACTACCGATTTTTCACCTACAAATCACGCCGATTGACCGATCGACCGTCACTCCGTCCACCGCTATCTATCTACGGCAAACCGCCCTTATCAACTCACCGACGAAGACACCGGACCTCTGGCATTTGGTCTCGATGACGCGAGGTTTTACTGGAAAAACGCCTGCCGATGCGGAGCTATTGGTTGACCAACTGAACATCAAAATAGCTGGCGGCGCGTATTGGCGGCTGTGGAGTGTCGACCAGCCCGCAAAAGCCAAAGTGTTTTGGCCAATCATTCAAAAGCTGGCAAAGCGAGAAATGTACATTATGATGCCAAAATTGTTTGAAATCGCCCAGTCGGAACGGTCGGTCGATGAGATGACCGAGCGGCTCGATCAATCATTACGCTCGCAATACGAGGGTTTGATTCGAGACATGCGGGCAGCCGATCAAAACGAACTGGCGGACCAATTTTTCAAAGAAATGCTCGAGGACTTTCCGAACGATTTTCCGAACGATTCTCCGATAGAACCTTGACTCGAATGATCTATCTTGACAACAACGCAACCACTGCACTCGACCCGGTCGTGGCCGACGTTATTTCCGAAACGCTTCGTCTTGGCCCAGCCAACCCGTCAAGCCAACATGCGCTCGGTCGCGCGGCACAGCTTTGCATCGATGAGTCGATGGAAACGATCGAATCTTGTTTGGAAACAAAGCTTGACCAACCTGGGGGCCCCCGGTTTCTGTTCACCAGCGGCGGCACGGAGTCGAACAATTTGGCGATTCGTGGCATCGGTGATGCCAATTCCGCTATCATTTTGAGCCGAATTGAGCATCCCAGCGTGATGGAGGTAGCACAACATTTGGCTGCTGCGGGCCGCGAAGTTCGCTACTTGGACGTTGATTCAAACGGCGTTGCGAAAGTCGACGAGCTCGAAGGGCTGATCGAATCCTGTACCACCAAATGTGGTCTGGTGTCGCTGATGACCGCGAACAACGAGACTGGCGTTCTACAGCCGATAGAGCAAGCTGCGACCATTTGCCGTTCTTTCGATGTGCCGCTGCATGTCGATGCGACCCAATCGATCGGGAAGGTTCCGGTGTCGCTTGAAAAAATCGGAGCTTCTGCGGTCACCATCACGGCTCACAAATTTCACGGACCAACGGGTATTGGCGGATTGTGGTTGGAGGGAGGCGTAGCGCTACGGCCGTTGTTGTTCGGCGGCGGTCAACAACTCCAAACGCGACCCGGAACCGAGCCGGTCGCGATGATTGTAGGCATGGCCGCGGCGTTAAAATTGGCGATCGATCAACGGGAAAAAAACGCCTTGCATATGACCAAACTCCGTAATCAGCTCGAAAACTCGCTCATCGATACGATCGATGATCTGGTCATTCATGGCCGTGAGGTCGCCCGGTTGCCTTCGACGAGCTGTATTTCTTTTCCGGGTGCGGATCGGCAATCGATGTTGATGTCACTCGATTTTGCCGGAGTTGCCTGCAGCAGCGGATCGGCGTGCAGTAGCGGCAGCAGTCCGCCAAGCCATGTGTTGACGGCGATGGGCATGCCGACAAGGCTTCTGCAATCCGCATTACGGTTTGGAACCAGCAAGTTTTCCACCTCGGATGATATATCTGACGCCTCTGATCTTATCTCTAATTGCTGCAATCGTTTACGTTCAAAAAACAATGTGGAAAACTCTTCCTTTTAGGGCTTGTTTTTTTTTTCTAGTTGGTAAAATTCTGGTTAGAATCGTCACGTTTTGGAAATAGCGTCATCTTCCTGCTTGCGATCGAGTTGCACGCAAGCTGGATGCTTACGCCACCTATACGTTTGCTGACCCAATCCTTTGTCTTCGATTGCACTTACAACCGAGCCTGATTCAGGTCGCCACGACGCCGATAGCGAAGTGGTCGCGTTCCCTTTGGAGCGGCCTCGGTTAAAGGTACGTCGTCGCAGTGCAGCTGCGTCGGCCAGTCCGATGATCTTGCCCTATTTTTTGGCGGGTCCTGAAAACCGGTTGGCCGCATTCATCGGTCGCCAAGAAGCATCGTTGTTCGAGTTCGGCAACCCGCTGTTGTTTATTGGCCCAACCGGATGCGGGAAAACCGCTTTGGCTTTGCACGTTGCGATTCGTTATGCGAACCAGCTAGGCTATACCGAATCCAACTCGGTCGTACACCTGCCAGCGATCGATTTTGCTCGCCAGTATGCCGATGCCGTGGCCGCCGATGTGCTGCCATCGCTTCGCGAGCAGATCGAATCGGCTCCTGTGTTGGTGATTGACGATTTGCAAACGATGACAACCAAGTCATCAGCCCAAGACGAATTGTCGCTCCGCATCGACGCCCGCGTGGAATCTCGTCGACCTACGATTTTGACATGCCGCCGATTACCGACCGAGGTTCGGGGATTGCGTCCGTCGCTGGTTAGCCGCTCGATTCCTGGTTTGACGATTCCCTTAAGTTGTCCAGTATCGCCGACTCGTTCCTTTGTCTTTCGCGAATTAGCGATGCAAATGAATCTCGACTTGGATGCATCGATGTTTGGTATGCTCGATGAGGGAATCGACAAAAACTCTGCGGTGCGGAACATGTATGCCGTCATCAAGCGGATCGATTTATGGTGCCGCATGAAGGACCAAAAACCGACTTGTGAGGCTGTTGCTGAGGCGATTCAAGCGGTTTCACCGAGCCAAGATCTTTCCTTGGCCAAAATCACTAACACCGTTGCACGTCATTTTCGCTTGAAAGCCCGCGACCTACGGAGCGGTTCTCGCAAGCAGCATCTGGTCCGGGCCCGATCGTTAGCGATGTTGTTGGCTCGGCGAATGACGGCTCTTAGCATGAACGACATCGGCGAATACTTTGGCGGTCGCGATCATACGACCGTTTTGCATTCGATCCGTAAGACCGAAACGCTACTCCAAGACGATGCCGATCTGCGCCAAGCCGCCGATGAGTTAGGCGAAAAGCTCGTTTCGTCTTGATTATTTGCCGCCTCTCGGTGGTGGAAAACTCGTTCGTAACCTGATACTTCTTCGTTGGCCATTCCGTTCGGCTTTCTCACCTGCCTAAACCCACTGTTGATGCGTGTCAGAGACTGACAACATAGCGAACACGTTTCACACCGTCGGTCAACACGTTTTCCACCTCTCCTCTCACTCCTCAACTCGTTACCCATCATTCACTTACAGCGATCGATATCAAGTTAGTAACCATTCTCGTGCTCGGATTACGAATACGACGGTATTTAAATACTTAATCTTCTTAGAGATCCACCTACAAAAGAAACTTCTCGACATTTGGCTCTTACCACTACGAAATCAGCGTTCAACTTAGTACAACATGTGCATGAAAAGTTAGTCCCAATTTGTAATGGTTCCCAGCCGATCGTTTTGCCACTTATCCTAGTTCGCCATGAAAATTACCTGCCAACGCGAATCGCTCGCCTCAGCCTTTGCTCTGGCCGCTAGCATCGCTCCGACGAGGTCGCCGAAAGAGATTTTGCAAAATGTGAAAGTCACGGCAACCAACGGTAAGATCACGCTAACGGCAACCGATTTGGATGTTGGCATTCGATTGGAAGTCGAGGAGGGCGTCGAGGTCGAAACCGAAGGCACGGCCCTGCTACCGGTCCAGCGGATGATGTCAATTTTGAGGGAAAGCAATGATGAAACGCTGACGATCGAAACCGATGATTCAGGCATCCGAGTCAAGGGTTCCCGTAGCAAGTTCCGGTTGCCGGGAAGCAATCCCGACGAATTCCCCAGCGTGGCGGAATTTCATGAAGACAAGTACCACATCCTACCAACGCGATTGTTCCGCGAAATGGTGAAGCGGACGGTCTTTGCCACCGATTCGGAAAGTAGCCGCTACGCTCTCGGCGGTGTGCTTCTCGAAATGGAAGGCAATACGATCATTGCTGTCGGTACCGATGGTCGCCGATTGGCCAAGATGGAAGGGACCGGCGAACCACAAGGGGATCACCAAACGACCGGGATGAGCACGATCGTGCCGACGCGAGCGATTCAGTTGATGGAACGGGCACTCAGTGACAAAGAAGACACCGTCGATGTAGCAGCCCGAGCGAATGACTTGCTGCTAAGGACCAACCGAGCGGTTATCTATTCACGATTGGTCGAAGGTCGTTATCCGGTTTGGCGGCAAGTCTTTCCGAAGCGAGAGAAAGCGGTACAGATAGACATCACCGTTGGCCCCTTATTCGCCGCGCTGCGGCAAGCGGCGATTGTTACCGATCACGAAAGTCGAGGCATCGATTTCACGTTCGGTGATGGAACGTTGAAGCTAGAAGCGAGTACGTCGGAGATCGGTGAATCCCAGGTCGAGTTGCCGATCGCGTATGACGGAGAGCCGATTACGCTGACGATGGACAATCGTTATCTAGCCGATTTCTGTAAAGTGCTCGACAGCGAATCGTCGTTTGTTATGGAAGTGGAGTCGTCATCATCGCCCGCACTGCTTAGCACCGATGATGGTTATAGCTACGTCATCATGCCAATGGCTCGCGACCGCTAAGCCAGTCAGTTAAAGCCAAACATGTCAATGATCGGATACAAAGCGGCGGAAATCCTCAAACCGCTGATCGCCTATCCATCGGTTAGTTCGACCAGCAACGCAGCGATTTCGGACCATCTAGCGTCGCTGCTTCAAAGCCTTCGTTTTGACGTAGAGTTAACCACTTACGTTGATAACCGAGGGGTCCAGAAAGTCAACGTCGTGGCTCATCGAGCAGCCGAAAGACAGCTCGGTCCGATGGAGGAGCCGCAAGCAGGCGGCATCGTCTACTGTTGCCATACCGACGTTGTGCCCGCGCAGCGGTGGACTGGCCCCGGCGGGGATCCCTTTGTCGCGGTGATCGAAGAGGGCCGGCTATACGGTCGCGGATCGTGTGATATGAAAGGGTCGATTGCCGCATTTCTGGCAGCGGTCCAACAAGTTTCGCAAACCAAACAGACACGCCCGCTATGGATTATCGCCACCGCCGATGAGGAAACGGGTTTTGGAGGAGCCAAACACGTCGTTGCGGAATCGGAGATGTATCGGCAAATCGTAGCAGGACAACCGTTAGCGATTATTGGTGAACCGACGCTGCTGAACGTCGTCCACGCTCACAAAGGGATCGTTGGGTTTCGAATCCGCAGCCACGGGCGGGCGGCACATAGTAGTCGGGGCGATGGCGTCAATGCAAATGTAGCAATGATTCCAATGCTGAATAAAATCGCTGAGTTGCACAGAAGAACGTTGGAAGACAAACGTTACCATGATGAACGGTTCGATCCGCCAACATTGTCATGGAATTTCGGCTTTACCGATCACGATACCGCCCTCAACGTCACGGCTGCCTTAAGCGAAGCATGGGTCAGTTTCCGCATGATGCCCGAAATCGATGGTGAGGATTTGATAGCAGAGGCAAGACAGTTTGCTGAGGTATTGAATTTGGAGTTTCATCGGGTCGATGGAGGTCCACCGCTGTGGATGCCAGCGGATAGCAAAAGCGTAAGATCGATGTGTGAATTGGCAGCTACCGAGCCGATTACCGAGTGCTATTCGACAGACGGTGGGCAATTTACGCAGTTAGACCAGCGATTGGTGATCGGTCCAGGAGACATTGCTCAAGCCCACACGAGCGATGAATCGATAGCATTAGACCAGCTGGATCGGGGTACGGAATTCTATCGGCAAGCGATTGAGCGTTGGTGCGTTTAGGGGATGAAAGTCAGGCAGCGGTGGGCGGCAGGTCGATGCGCAGGCCAAAAAACTCGGCATTGGTATTTTTTTGAGGACATCGGCGTTGACAGGGATCTCAAAAAGTGGCTATTCCCAGTTCAACCCCGGCGACTCGTCGAAGATTTATCGCAGGAAGTGATAGAATTCGAAGAGTTTTCGGTGTACGTGCCTTGAAGGACTGTGGATTGATCCACAGCCGGTTCGCTGAAGATTGGTCTGTTTCGGCCACGAGCGTCTTTGTTTGATGAAGCCGCTTTTGTCCCAAACAGGTTAATGTTCGCTAGCGACCGTTATCATTGAAGTCTCACCGCGAAGAAGGAGAGTCGCGTTGAACCGCCTCTTAAACGCAACCGCCCCGTGTGCAGAATTTGCGACTCGTGCTACCCGATTTCCATTGGTGACTCGTTGCACCTTTGTGACTTTGGTCGCTTTGACGACAAGCGTGTCTGCTCAAATCCCACTCCCCCCCGGCTCGAATCAATCGGGCTCGACCCAATCGGGCTCGACCCAATCAGGCTCGATCAGGCCAGGCACCAGCCCAGGTTATGCCATGCCGGCACAACCAGGTACGGCGGCAGGCTCGGTATCACCAGAGCAACTGATGGACCAAGTCCGTTCGGCGATGAACCGCAAGGACTATGCTCGTTCGGTCGAGTTGTTTCGGCACGCAGCCGCTTTGGCAGTCCAATCGCCCCAGTCGGCACCGCACATTGAACGACTGCGAGGCGAGATGATCGCAGCGGGTCTTGACCGAGGATTGTTGGCTTTGCCGCCGAGCCGTCCACTGGGAACACTGCTTCAGGGCAATCCACCCTCATTAGGAAATCAAACCGCAACCAGTTCGGGCATCGAGCGAATGCCAGAGATCGCCGGTGCGAAGCCGATCGGTTGGGGAAACAACTCGCCGTCAACCAACGATCCGAAACGAGAAGCGCTCCGCTTGATAGCAATCGGTCGTGCGGCTCTCGACCGAGGTGATACTTCGATGGCATTGAACTTTGCGAGGCAAGCTCAGGCATTGAACGTGCCCGAGCGGGAATTCGCAGCCGGTGAGCCTCGCGTCTGGCAATTACTGCTCGACGCAGAATCCGCCGCACGACGTAGTGGCATCCGTTTAGCCAGTGCGACCGATTCCACAGGAGCGGTCCAGCAAGCAGGCGGTATGGTGGATGAGAATGGATCAGCGGTAGCACAAACCGTCTACAATCCAGGAGATGGCAACACGATTGAGCAAGTTCAAAATCAACAATATGCTCCGCTACCAAGTGGCACCGTCGCTGCCGATATTCCGTCATCGGCGATGGTGGACTACCAAGAAGGCTTGAAGGCGTTAAGCAGCGGAAATCAACAACTTGCACGTGAAAAGTTCTTGAGTGCTTGGAAGTACGAATCAACGCTCGATTTGGAGACACGTCGACAATTGAAAGACAAGTTGACGTTGTTGCAACCGAACCGATTGGGTTCCGCAGGCATGTCATCGGCAGCACAAGCTGACCTAACACCGATCGACAAGGCAGCATTAGAGAACCAAGAAAATACGCGGCGAATGTACCGCGAAGTAACGGCAGAATTGGCGAAGGCCAGTGGCATGAAGGAATCCGCTCCACTCGATGCACTCGATGAACTCGAAAAACTTCGTCGTCGTGTTGAAGAGGCGAACTTGGATGAAGCAGCGAAGCGATCGCTATCGACAATGGTGACAAAAGCACTCAAGGATCAAAATCAGTACGTCGAAGCGAATCGAGCACAGATCAACCTCGACTTGCAAAACGAAGCGGTAAAAACCCGCTTGGCGACGGATGCACAGCGTGAAGCACGTATTGATGATGAAATCGCTGCACTTGTAGAAACGTTCAATCAGTATATCGAAGAGCGTCGATTCAATGAAGCAGAAGTTGTCGCCAAACAGGTTTCAGAATTGAAGCCAGGATCACCGATCGCGGTCACCATGTTTCACAATGCTCGGATGCAAGTTCGGGGTTTGATGGATCAAGAGATTCGCGATGGCCAAGAAGAGGGATTCATGCAACAGATGTTTGGTGTCGCACGAGCTTCCATCCCAGGAAACCCTGATATGGAATATGAGATGCCGGATGCCCAAACGTGGCGAGATCTATCAGGACGCCGATTGGCGGGCCGAGATACCGACAGCCAACTGACTCAACGTGAGCAGGAGATTAAGCGGCTGTTGCAAACCGACGTCAACGTTCGATACAAGAATCGACCACTACAAGAAGTGATGGATGATTTGTCCGCGGTAACAGGTATCCCAATTGTACTCGACAACCGAGCAATGTCGGCGGTACGAGTGACGTCCGATACGCCCGTAACATTGAACTTGCAAAATAGTATCGCACTCAAGAATGCGTTGAAACTAATGCTCGATCAATTGGAGTTGACCTACTTGATCGCGGATGACGTATTGAACATCACCAGCATCGAAGCGACTCGCAGCAAAGTCTTTCCAAAGACCTACCGAGTGACCGACTTGGTCACACCGATCCCTAACTTCATGACTAGCTATGAAGACGGTTTGGCCGGTGCACTTCGAGCAGCCTATCAAATGACCAATCCCCAATCCGATGTTCGGATCATGCCGGTATCAGCGACCGATATGGGCCGCAATATGGCTAACAGTATGTCACCGAATCGAACCAACCCCGACGTGCTTGGACAGTATGCTCCGATGGGTATGGGCGGCGGCAGTGGTTTTGGACTCGGCGGTGGCGGAGCAATGTCACCGATGGGTAGCGGTCAAGGTGGTAATTCATTCGCGGACTTCAATTCTTTGATGGAATTGATCCAAACAACGGTTGACCCCACAATGTGGGAAGAGATGGGCGGAACGAGCACGATGGCTCCCTACCCACAAAACTTGAGCTTGGTTATCAGTACGACCAGTGAAACTCACGACAAAATCGAAGCGCTGCTGGCGACCCTTCGCCGGTTGCAGAACTTGCAAATCACCATCGAGGTTCGTTTCATCACGTTGTCCGATACGTTCTTTGAACAGATCGGCGTCGACTTTGACATTCAGTTTGATGATGATGTAACCGAACTGCCAAGCGACGATCATGGACCATCGGTTCAAATTGGTTTCGATGGTGTTAGTGGACTGCCGACGGCTGACTTGGATATTCAATTCCAGAACAATAGTTTTGGAGCAACGCCACCATTCAGTGCTCCTGACCCTGGTGCGATTTCAACGGTCGGGTTTGCAATCTTGAGTGATATCGAAGCCTTCTTCTTCTTGCAGGCGGCTCAGGGTGACAACCGGAACAACGTCATGCAAGCACCGAAGGTGACTCTGTTCGACGGACAATTTGCGTCGATCTCGGATATCACACAAAGACCGTTTGTGACCAGTATCACGCCCGTGGTCGGCGACTTTGCCGTCGCACAGCAACCGGTGATCGTGGTTCTCAACGAAGGAACTCAGCTCAACGTGCAAGGAATCGTCAGCGATGACAAACGCTTTGTTAGATTGACCTTGGTGCCGTTCTTTAGCCAGATCGGAAACGTGGAAACGTTCACCTACGAAGGTACGACCACCAGTCGTAGTAGTAGTCGGAATCCCAATGGTGATACCAACGGTGACGGTGTTGTGGACGAAGAAGACTCAGCCGATGAAGAGAACAGTGTTACAACTCGAACCGGTACGACGGTACAATTGCCAACCTTGGCGAGTACGTCGGTTAGTACAACGGTTAGCGTACCAGACGGTGGTACGATCCTGTTAGGCGGGATCAAGCGATTGTCCGAAGGTCGGGCGGAACGAGGTTTACCGTTCCTCAGCAAGATCCCGTATGTCAGTCGCTTGTTCCGAAACGTTGCAACGGGCCGTGATGCTCGAAGTTTGATGTTGATGGTAACACCACGAATCATCATCCAAGAAGAAGAGGAAGTAGCCCAAACCGGTTTCGATTCGACTCGAAGCTAAGTAGCCGCTAGAGTAGCCGCGTCTCTCCGAGACGCGAAGTATCCTAACCTCGCCCAACGAAAGTTGGGCGAGGTTTTTTCATGAGGAATGGTTCCCGCTTTCGGCTCGGAGAGCTGAGCGACATTGTGGAGAGAAGCCGTTACGAACCATCCATAAATCTCTTTAGCGGGCATTGCTCACTGGTTGGCTCACCCAGTCGGTAGCGTCTTAGCAGTTCTTTGGATCGTTTTGCCAACATGCGGCGAACTTCTCGACGCTTTCCCTTTTCGCGGGGAATTTTCATTGAATCGTACGCGGTCGTTTGATGCCGCATCCAAGCAATCACGGCGGACTCAGCTCGTTGCTCAACGGTAATTCGCTTAGTCCTTGCCACGGTACCGCTGCCGACGGGAGTGGCATGATCGGTAATCGCTTTGGCCATCTTCGCCGCCGTCTCCTGATAGCGGGAATCAAAGTCGAGATAACTCAAAACGGAATCGTAGAACTCATCGACATAAGCCGCTTGTGCTCGATCACGACGCTGTTTATCCGCTTCTCGTCGTTTTGCATAAGCGTCGGTCGATCTTTCCGCATCGAGTTCGCCGCGAATTCGATCGATTGTATCGGCGGGTGCCCAAATGCCTTTGGAAAACGTTCGTCGACCCTTCTTTTGCTGGACCAGCCAAAACTCGCCCAACGCTTTCACTCGGCGCGTCAAGGCGGCATCGCCCGGTTCCAACAACACCCAAGTTGGGGGTGGACGAAGAACTTTACCATCGGCATCGCAAACCGTATTGGGGCTCGGTCCAGGCAAAAAAGTGGGGGGTGGGTTCGCAGGTGGCATGTGTCGGTAGGAATGGTGGAAGAGGTTTCTAAACCGTCGGTTAAGGATTTTGAAACAGGCCAGAAGCCTATTCAACACTTACAGATAGATTTGCTTGACATAACGAATGTCATCTTCATCGACTCGGCTAAGTTCACGACTTCGTTCGAGCAATTCAATCTGTTGGCCTAGCTTATCAGAGTCGATCTCGCTTTTCGAGCTTCTAACAATTTGCATCACCTCTGATTTTCGTCCTTGAACAGCAAAAAAGAGTGGATGAAATTGGTTCAGTACAACGAGACGCATTTGATGTAAAAATTGGGTGTCTAGACCAACGTCTTGCGTAGCGTCAAAAACTTGCAAGTATTGATTGACACGACTACCGAGAGACTCTTGGGATAAAGACTTGGCATTTGCCGAAAGGAACGCGATATAGGCTTTTGCTCGAGGGATACTTTCCACTTTTTGCTTTACATTTGATTCAAGATCTTGAAGGCATTTCCAAGCCTTATCACGATCAACGATAGGATCTCCGCCATACCGCTGAGCGAACCCGGCTTTGCGAACGTAAAGC is a genomic window containing:
- the hemA gene encoding glutamyl-tRNA reductase, producing the protein MKLQMIGCSHHDAAVEFRERISFSGDHLVKALTDFRDRFPASEVVLLSTCNRVEFYASSRDDADNLTRDTVAEFLANQHRISTDEVVERMIYRSGPEAIEHLFSVAASLDSMVVGEAQILSQVKQAYNLACLNGSAGPLTHAVFQAANRTAKRVQQETSIHRRRVSVPSVAVGEVVPEVFDSLADKHVLICGAGEMSEETLPYLKQAGATKITIINRNLERAKALANRFDVQADPWQSLHDYLIEADLLIGTTSAPEPILTASDFQAIQNKRKGRILLVLDLAVPRDFDPKLGDFSDVYLYQIDDLQIACDRNRREREKEHPKAKQIIAEETSRLIASLNHRSTGPIIERLRTNAEEIKQSELDRLRNKLMQLNVDPSVFSEVEKSFGRLTNKLLHPPLASVRDDIAGGHQRGLLEALRHLFKLGDE
- the scpB gene encoding SMC-Scp complex subunit ScpB; protein product: MKLVEVAEKLKNRIEQNDYRLYTTKESSKGEMVYNGFSAAWGRQDLQARFPRNQTKNQVSGRRLGGINLPNTNRPYGLRLRSAPAVASEFDSATALDAENLTKEQNSEEDPLEKRKRVEAVLFLAKSPLSLRKLSQMAHLADATEARTLVRQLNTTYESYGRALRVELIAGGYRMMTRPALAPWLTRLGHLPLAVRLSTPMMETLAVVAYRQNVSRAEIEAIRGVACGDLLRQLMEKDLVRIAGRSEELGRPYLYGTTKHFLHVFGLPNTDNLPTIEWQTLQEDLEESDKPQESPPTDSFSSTKESVVSTAVASVLSEAESDLLTSVDPVLANATELDSEQCNPQSIIEDEEDEIYGDNDDDDEDDFVDDDDDWDDDDDDLDDDDDDDLDDEDLEDDDLEDEDDIDEDEPSDEWEEVDDDDDWEDDDEEDDDWEDDDDAADDDEDWT
- a CDS encoding cysteine desulfurase family protein; translated protein: MIYLDNNATTALDPVVADVISETLRLGPANPSSQHALGRAAQLCIDESMETIESCLETKLDQPGGPRFLFTSGGTESNNLAIRGIGDANSAIILSRIEHPSVMEVAQHLAAAGREVRYLDVDSNGVAKVDELEGLIESCTTKCGLVSLMTANNETGVLQPIEQAATICRSFDVPLHVDATQSIGKVPVSLEKIGASAVTITAHKFHGPTGIGGLWLEGGVALRPLLFGGGQQLQTRPGTEPVAMIVGMAAALKLAIDQREKNALHMTKLRNQLENSLIDTIDDLVIHGREVARLPSTSCISFPGADRQSMLMSLDFAGVACSSGSACSSGSSPPSHVLTAMGMPTRLLQSALRFGTSKFSTSDDISDASDLISNCCNRLRSKNNVENSSF
- a CDS encoding DnaA/Hda family protein; its protein translation is MSSIALTTEPDSGRHDADSEVVAFPLERPRLKVRRRSAAASASPMILPYFLAGPENRLAAFIGRQEASLFEFGNPLLFIGPTGCGKTALALHVAIRYANQLGYTESNSVVHLPAIDFARQYADAVAADVLPSLREQIESAPVLVIDDLQTMTTKSSAQDELSLRIDARVESRRPTILTCRRLPTEVRGLRPSLVSRSIPGLTIPLSCPVSPTRSFVFRELAMQMNLDLDASMFGMLDEGIDKNSAVRNMYAVIKRIDLWCRMKDQKPTCEAVAEAIQAVSPSQDLSLAKITNTVARHFRLKARDLRSGSRKQHLVRARSLAMLLARRMTALSMNDIGEYFGGRDHTTVLHSIRKTETLLQDDADLRQAADELGEKLVSS
- the dnaN gene encoding DNA polymerase III subunit beta; protein product: MKITCQRESLASAFALAASIAPTRSPKEILQNVKVTATNGKITLTATDLDVGIRLEVEEGVEVETEGTALLPVQRMMSILRESNDETLTIETDDSGIRVKGSRSKFRLPGSNPDEFPSVAEFHEDKYHILPTRLFREMVKRTVFATDSESSRYALGGVLLEMEGNTIIAVGTDGRRLAKMEGTGEPQGDHQTTGMSTIVPTRAIQLMERALSDKEDTVDVAARANDLLLRTNRAVIYSRLVEGRYPVWRQVFPKREKAVQIDITVGPLFAALRQAAIVTDHESRGIDFTFGDGTLKLEASTSEIGESQVELPIAYDGEPITLTMDNRYLADFCKVLDSESSFVMEVESSSSPALLSTDDGYSYVIMPMARDR